In Gemmatimonadaceae bacterium, one genomic interval encodes:
- a CDS encoding biotin transporter BioY — MKTTALVQDRRLAILGIVGFSAALAAASQVAIPLPFTPVPITLQPLLVVLAGMMLGPVFGAASMMVYLVAGAAGLPVFAPLGAPGVLRFLGPTGGYLLAYPVAAYVAGLLASRTRDFSGRALAAGAGILMLYVGGLAQLAVLTGSLTRAALLGVAPFVALDAVKALAAAAVTRSPASSRAD; from the coding sequence ATGAAGACCACTGCGCTCGTCCAGGACCGGCGTCTCGCCATCCTCGGGATCGTCGGATTCTCGGCTGCCCTCGCCGCGGCGTCGCAGGTGGCGATCCCGTTGCCGTTCACGCCGGTGCCCATCACCCTCCAGCCGCTGCTCGTCGTCCTGGCCGGCATGATGCTCGGGCCGGTGTTCGGCGCGGCGAGCATGATGGTGTATCTGGTGGCCGGCGCGGCGGGCCTGCCCGTGTTCGCGCCTCTGGGTGCGCCGGGCGTGCTGCGGTTTCTCGGACCCACGGGCGGCTACCTGCTCGCGTATCCGGTGGCGGCGTACGTGGCCGGACTGCTGGCATCGCGCACGCGCGACTTCTCCGGGCGCGCGCTCGCGGCCGGCGCCGGCATCCTCATGCTGTACGTGGGCGGACTGGCGCAGCTGGCGGTGCTCACCGGCAGCCTGACGCGGGCCGCGCTGCTCGGCGTGGCGCCGTTCGTGGCCCTCGACGCCGTCAAGGCGCTGGCGGCTGCGGCGGTCACGCGCTCGCCGGCGTCCTCGCGCGCGGATTGA
- a CDS encoding acetyl-CoA C-acetyltransferase: MSDPTRTPVIVSAARTPIGKFLGGLSTLSAPDLGAAAIKAALERSGIPASEIQEVIMGNVIQGGVGQAPARQAQLKAGIPAGVSALTVNKVCGSGLKAVMLAAQAIKAGDREVIVAGGQESMSNAPYYVYGMRGGVKLGDQPMVDGMIRDGLWCAACDVHMGGHAEYTARKASITRQMQDEFSANSHRKAVAAIEAGRFKREIAPVEVPGRKGPTIVDTDESPRKDTTAESLGKLRPAFGDKTSKADELSVTAGNASSLNDGGAAVVVTSEAYAKAHGLTIMARIAAYATGGVEPKELFFAPIYAVRNLMKLSGTKIGDYDLIEANEAFAAQALADGAGLGWDWDRVNVNGGAIALGHPIGASGARVLTTLLYALQDRGLHTGLATLCLGGGDAVALSVTRDS; the protein is encoded by the coding sequence ATGTCAGATCCAACCCGTACCCCCGTCATCGTCAGCGCCGCCCGAACTCCCATCGGGAAGTTCCTGGGCGGCCTTTCGACGCTCTCTGCCCCCGATCTCGGCGCCGCCGCCATCAAGGCCGCCCTCGAGCGCTCGGGCATCCCGGCTTCCGAGATCCAGGAAGTCATCATGGGCAACGTCATCCAGGGCGGCGTGGGGCAGGCGCCGGCGCGCCAGGCCCAGCTCAAGGCCGGCATCCCGGCCGGCGTCTCGGCGCTCACCGTCAATAAGGTGTGCGGCTCGGGACTCAAAGCCGTGATGCTCGCCGCGCAGGCCATCAAGGCCGGCGATCGCGAGGTGATCGTGGCCGGCGGCCAGGAGTCGATGTCCAACGCGCCATACTACGTATATGGTATGCGCGGCGGCGTGAAGCTGGGCGATCAGCCCATGGTGGACGGCATGATCCGCGACGGCCTCTGGTGCGCCGCGTGCGACGTCCATATGGGCGGGCACGCCGAGTACACCGCGCGCAAGGCCAGCATCACGCGCCAGATGCAGGACGAGTTCTCCGCGAATTCGCACCGCAAGGCGGTGGCCGCGATCGAAGCGGGCAGGTTCAAGCGCGAGATCGCCCCCGTCGAGGTGCCGGGCCGCAAGGGGCCCACCATCGTCGACACCGACGAGAGCCCGCGCAAGGACACCACCGCCGAGTCGCTGGGCAAGCTGCGCCCCGCGTTCGGCGACAAGACCAGCAAGGCCGACGAACTCAGCGTCACCGCCGGCAACGCGTCGAGCCTCAACGACGGCGGCGCTGCCGTGGTCGTCACCTCCGAAGCGTATGCCAAGGCCCACGGGCTCACGATCATGGCGCGCATCGCCGCGTACGCCACCGGCGGCGTGGAGCCCAAGGAGCTGTTCTTCGCGCCCATCTACGCGGTGCGGAACCTCATGAAGCTTAGCGGCACGAAGATCGGCGACTACGATCTCATCGAAGCCAACGAAGCGTTCGCCGCGCAGGCCCTCGCCGACGGCGCGGGGCTGGGTTGGGACTGGGACCGTGTGAACGTGAACGGCGGCGCGATCGCGCTCGGCCACCCCATCGGCGCCAGCGGCGCCCGCGTGCTCACCACGCTACTGTATGCTCTGCAGGATCGCGGCCTCCACACCGGACTCGCCACCCTCTGCCTGGGCGGCGGAGACGCGGTCGCCCTCAGTGTAACCCGGGACTCGTGA